In the Halalkalicoccus sp. NIPERK01 genome, one interval contains:
- a CDS encoding ABC transporter ATP-binding protein yields the protein MDHALVAEDLSRSYGDTTALDGVSLAVERGEVFALIGPNGAGKTTLVRALTGTTTPDSGAVSVFGSPPDAVDENRIALLPQAFSPPERLTGRELLAYYAGLYDESRPVEAVLAEVGMAADADAWYETLSGGQRRRICVGTALVNDPDLLFLDEPTTGIDPAGRRDLRSLIADLAAGGTTVFLTTHDMAEAEELADRVGLLADGRLVEVGSPEALVAAHGGESRLVVETAAGTDALAGTDYRVSATRDELTIHGIGPEGIGEAVTALERAGIEYESLAWTQPSLENVYLELADERVAEEPATAGGAR from the coding sequence ATGGACCACGCGCTCGTCGCCGAGGACCTCTCCCGGAGCTACGGCGACACCACCGCCCTCGACGGCGTTTCCCTCGCCGTCGAGCGCGGCGAGGTGTTCGCGCTCATCGGCCCGAACGGCGCGGGCAAGACGACGCTCGTCCGGGCGTTGACCGGCACCACGACGCCCGATTCCGGGGCGGTTTCGGTGTTTGGCTCCCCGCCCGATGCGGTCGACGAGAACCGCATCGCCCTCCTGCCACAGGCGTTCTCGCCGCCCGAACGCCTCACCGGCCGTGAACTGCTGGCGTACTACGCCGGCCTCTACGACGAGTCGCGGCCGGTCGAGGCGGTCCTGGCGGAGGTGGGGATGGCCGCCGACGCGGACGCGTGGTACGAGACGCTCTCGGGGGGCCAACGGCGCCGGATCTGCGTGGGGACGGCGCTGGTCAACGACCCCGACCTGCTCTTTTTGGACGAGCCGACGACGGGGATCGACCCCGCCGGCCGGCGGGACCTCCGGAGCCTGATCGCCGACCTCGCCGCCGGCGGGACGACCGTCTTCCTCACGACCCACGACATGGCCGAGGCGGAGGAACTCGCGGATCGGGTCGGCCTCCTCGCCGACGGACGGCTCGTCGAGGTTGGCTCCCCGGAGGCGCTCGTCGCCGCACATGGTGGTGAGAGCCGGCTGGTCGTCGAGACGGCCGCCGGGACCGACGCCCTCGCCGGAACCGACTACCGGGTCTCGGCCACGCGGGACGAACTCACGATCCACGGGATCGGTCCCGAAGGGATCGGCGAGGCAGTGACGGCGCTCGAACGCGCCGGGATCGAGTACGAGTCGCTCGCCTGGACCCAGCCCTCCCTCGAAAACGTCTATCTCGAACTCGCGGACGAGCGGGTCGCCGAGGAGCCGGCGACGGCCGGGGGTGCCCGATGA
- a CDS encoding cobalamin B12-binding domain-containing protein yields MSVEGQRTIRCLVAKVGLDGHDRGAHVISRAFRDAGFEVIYSGLHNAPDEIVQAAVQEDVDVLGISILSGAHNTLVPKVVAGLKEYGAFEDTLIIVGGVIPDKDKEPLREAGVDAIFGPGTPMKETIEFVRENVPER; encoded by the coding sequence GTGAGCGTAGAGGGCCAGCGGACGATTCGGTGTCTCGTCGCCAAGGTCGGCCTCGATGGCCACGACCGGGGCGCACACGTCATCTCGCGGGCCTTTCGGGACGCCGGCTTCGAGGTCATCTACTCGGGGCTGCACAACGCGCCCGACGAGATCGTCCAGGCCGCCGTGCAAGAGGACGTCGACGTGCTGGGCATATCGATCCTCTCGGGGGCGCACAACACGCTCGTGCCGAAGGTCGTCGCGGGACTCAAGGAGTACGGCGCGTTCGAGGACACGCTGATCATCGTCGGCGGCGTGATCCCTGACAAGGACAAGGAACCCCTCCGGGAGGCGGGCGTCGACGCCATCTTCGGGCCGGGCACGCCGATGAAAGAGACGATCGAGTTCGTCCGCGAGAACGTCCCCGAGCGATGA
- a CDS encoding alpha/beta fold hydrolase — MKLRRLVGGAAAAVSLAAAGNRTLAARAGSLSAPLPGRQHTYRWRGMDVSYTEGGDPSDPDLLLVHGINAAASSHEFGEVFEDLAEEFHVIAPDLPGFGASDRPPLLYSGELYTDFLGDFARDTVEDATCVASSLSGAYAVEAVSEADFSRLVLICPTAQTMPTKRPRLRSLLRAPVVGTGLYNLIASKPSIRYFSADHGYYDVEKLTDETLGYEWESAHQPGARYAPASFISGFLDRPIDLGRELAELDVPTTLVWGREADITPLRQGRTLAETADARLVVIDRARLLPHVEYPREFVGIVREELRGSEDE, encoded by the coding sequence ATGAAACTTCGACGCCTCGTCGGTGGTGCAGCGGCCGCCGTCAGCCTCGCGGCTGCCGGTAACCGAACGCTCGCCGCTCGTGCCGGATCGCTCTCGGCGCCCCTCCCGGGTCGCCAGCACACGTATCGCTGGCGGGGGATGGACGTCTCGTACACCGAGGGCGGCGACCCGAGCGACCCGGACTTGCTTCTGGTTCACGGCATCAACGCCGCCGCCTCCAGCCACGAGTTCGGGGAGGTCTTCGAGGATCTGGCCGAGGAGTTCCACGTGATCGCGCCCGACCTGCCGGGCTTCGGCGCCTCCGACAGGCCGCCGCTGCTCTACTCGGGAGAGCTCTACACCGACTTCCTCGGCGACTTCGCGCGCGATACGGTCGAGGACGCCACCTGCGTCGCCTCCTCGCTGTCGGGGGCATACGCCGTCGAGGCCGTCTCGGAGGCCGACTTCTCGCGGCTCGTGCTGATCTGTCCGACCGCACAAACGATGCCGACGAAGCGCCCGCGCCTGCGCTCGTTGCTTCGGGCCCCCGTGGTCGGTACTGGTCTATATAACCTGATCGCGAGCAAGCCCTCGATCCGGTATTTCAGCGCGGATCACGGCTACTACGACGTGGAGAAACTCACCGACGAGACACTGGGCTACGAGTGGGAGAGCGCCCACCAGCCCGGTGCGCGCTACGCGCCCGCCTCCTTTATCAGTGGGTTCCTCGACCGCCCGATCGACCTCGGGAGGGAACTCGCGGAACTCGACGTCCCGACGACGCTGGTCTGGGGACGCGAGGCCGACATCACGCCGCTCAGGCAGGGCCGCACGCTCGCGGAGACGGCCGACGCCCGCCTCGTGGTGATCGACCGCGCTCGCCTGCTGCCCCACGTCGAGTACCCCCGGGAGTTCGTCGGAATCGTGCGAGAGGAACTACGCGGGTCGGAAGACGAGTAG
- a CDS encoding PstS family phosphate ABC transporter substrate-binding protein — protein sequence MTDDPIDGRTGRVSRRNVLAAGGSALALTVAGCMSDENPNAGSGGGGGGGSGDIVITGSSTVYPIATAMAEEYQRENDVSISVDSTGSGGGFENHFIPGNSDINTASRPISEEEQQAAEENGITPVEFQVASDALTMAANNEADWVDCMSFDELAQIWQPNGAQNWSDVNPDWPDEPFELYGPASTSGTFDWFTENVIGEAGSHRSDYEGTEEDNIIVQGIQGSQYALGYFGYAYYQENEDAIKGLQIDGGEGCVEPSLETAQDGSYPMSRPLFVYAAEESLQDSTVADFMRYFIENSSSDLVSEVGYVPANEQLVEESLATLEDATGGN from the coding sequence ATGACGGACGATCCAATCGACGGGCGAACCGGGAGGGTGTCGCGGCGGAACGTTCTCGCGGCCGGCGGGTCCGCGCTCGCGCTCACGGTCGCGGGGTGTATGAGCGACGAGAACCCGAACGCGGGATCGGGCGGCGGTGGCGGCGGTGGCTCGGGCGACATCGTCATCACTGGGAGCAGCACCGTCTACCCCATCGCGACCGCGATGGCCGAGGAGTACCAACGGGAGAACGACGTGAGCATCTCGGTCGACTCGACGGGCAGCGGCGGCGGCTTCGAGAATCACTTCATCCCCGGTAACTCCGACATCAACACCGCCTCGCGACCGATCAGCGAGGAGGAACAGCAGGCCGCCGAGGAGAACGGGATCACCCCGGTCGAGTTCCAGGTCGCGAGCGACGCGCTGACGATGGCGGCCAACAACGAGGCCGACTGGGTCGACTGCATGAGCTTCGACGAACTCGCCCAGATCTGGCAGCCCAACGGGGCGCAGAACTGGTCGGACGTCAACCCCGACTGGCCCGACGAACCGTTCGAACTCTACGGGCCGGCCTCGACCTCGGGCACGTTCGACTGGTTCACCGAGAACGTGATCGGCGAGGCGGGGTCGCACCGCTCGGACTACGAGGGCACCGAGGAGGACAACATCATCGTCCAGGGGATCCAGGGCTCGCAGTACGCGCTGGGATATTTCGGCTACGCCTACTACCAGGAGAACGAGGACGCGATCAAGGGCCTCCAGATCGACGGCGGCGAGGGCTGTGTCGAACCGTCCCTCGAAACCGCACAGGACGGTTCGTACCCGATGTCCCGGCCGCTGTTCGTCTACGCCGCCGAGGAGTCCCTCCAGGACTCGACGGTCGCCGATTTCATGCGGTATTTCATCGAGAACTCCTCGTCCGACCTGGTCAGCGAGGTGGGCTACGTCCCCGCGAACGAGCAGCTCGTCGAGGAGAGCCTCGCGACGCTCGAGGACGCCACCGGGGGGAACTAA
- a CDS encoding ABC transporter permease, protein MSSHARTRAEFVAAWYSFVRRRTAVFFTFFFPVILIVIFGALVTTDPTGGGLFTEPPEYYLPGYLAVVVLFTPLSRVGSTVARHREGNRFEKLATTPLSRTEWLLAHTLVNAILVGIASAILIGVLWLLTDATFSLSPLLVPFIGVGTAVFCGIGAILGRVADSQDGVIAAANTIALPMLFLAETFVPPTLLPGWMGPVIDLLPLTYFSRGVREATVSGGPWLADLAVLAGLALVFFVAGAYALPRTD, encoded by the coding sequence ATGAGTTCGCACGCGCGCACCCGCGCGGAGTTCGTCGCCGCGTGGTACTCGTTCGTCCGTCGGCGGACGGCGGTCTTCTTCACCTTCTTCTTCCCCGTGATCCTGATCGTGATCTTCGGCGCGCTCGTCACCACCGATCCCACGGGCGGCGGCCTCTTCACCGAACCGCCGGAGTACTACCTGCCGGGGTATCTCGCGGTCGTCGTCCTCTTCACGCCGCTGTCGCGGGTGGGGAGCACCGTCGCGCGCCACCGCGAGGGAAACCGCTTCGAGAAACTGGCGACGACGCCGCTTTCTCGGACCGAGTGGCTGCTCGCGCACACGCTGGTCAACGCGATCCTCGTCGGGATCGCGAGCGCGATCCTCATCGGCGTGCTGTGGCTGCTCACCGACGCCACCTTCTCGCTCTCGCCCCTGTTGGTCCCGTTCATCGGAGTCGGCACCGCCGTCTTCTGTGGCATCGGCGCGATCCTCGGCCGGGTCGCGGACTCCCAGGACGGCGTGATCGCCGCCGCCAACACGATCGCCCTGCCCATGCTCTTTCTCGCCGAGACGTTCGTCCCGCCGACGCTCCTGCCGGGGTGGATGGGGCCGGTCATCGACCTGCTTCCACTCACCTACTTCTCGCGGGGCGTGCGCGAGGCCACCGTCTCCGGCGGGCCGTGGCTCGCGGATCTGGCGGTCCTCGCGGGGCTCGCACTCGTCTTCTTCGTCGCCGGCGCCTACGCCCTGCCGCGGACGGATTGA
- a CDS encoding amphi-Trp domain-containing protein gives MTEEVLFESEGSRTRGEIAQYLRAVADGLDGDGHLSLSAGGESVDLAVPERPTFEVKAERETGSGGTDLSVEFELEWDEGGEDTGAGGDLTIG, from the coding sequence ATGACGGAGGAAGTCCTCTTCGAAAGCGAGGGGTCCCGAACCCGCGGGGAGATCGCACAGTACCTCAGGGCGGTCGCCGACGGACTCGACGGCGACGGCCACCTCTCGCTCAGTGCGGGCGGGGAGTCGGTCGATCTGGCGGTCCCGGAGCGCCCGACGTTCGAGGTGAAGGCCGAACGCGAGACCGGGAGCGGCGGGACGGACCTCAGCGTCGAGTTCGAACTCGAGTGGGACGAGGGTGGAGAAGACACGGGCGCGGGCGGCGATCTGACGATCGGGTAG
- the meaB gene encoding methylmalonyl Co-A mutase-associated GTPase MeaB, translating to MNGSDLVDALLDGEYRALARTITKIENRSPGYRDLVAALHEHTGDAEVVGITGSPGAGKSTLVDKLARRYRDAGLTVGVIAVDPSSPYTGGAVLGDRIRMASTTGDMDTFVRSMSARGQLGGLSTATGDAITAFDAFGIDRIIVETVGAGQNEVDIVRTADTVAVLVQPESGDDIQMLKAGILEIGDVFVVNKADMPGADRTVKQLSEMLEGRDRGEWDPEIVETVATSGDGIDDLLSAFSAHREFLETSGVLEEKARTRYAEEVRTLLREDAGHLLEGEIERRGGMEELVDRIAARETDPYTVADEIIEPLKECLAREEAEASARN from the coding sequence ATGAACGGGAGCGATCTCGTCGACGCGCTGCTGGACGGCGAGTACCGCGCGCTCGCGCGCACGATCACGAAGATCGAGAACCGCTCGCCGGGCTACCGCGACCTGGTCGCCGCGCTCCACGAACACACCGGCGACGCCGAGGTGGTCGGGATCACGGGCAGCCCCGGTGCCGGTAAATCGACCCTCGTCGACAAACTCGCCCGGCGCTACCGCGATGCGGGCCTCACCGTCGGCGTGATCGCGGTCGACCCCTCCTCGCCGTACACGGGCGGTGCCGTCCTCGGGGACCGGATCCGCATGGCCTCGACCACGGGCGACATGGACACGTTCGTTCGCTCGATGAGCGCCCGCGGCCAACTGGGTGGGCTCTCGACGGCGACCGGCGACGCGATCACGGCGTTCGACGCGTTCGGGATCGATCGGATCATCGTCGAGACGGTGGGCGCGGGCCAGAACGAGGTCGACATCGTCCGGACCGCCGATACGGTCGCCGTGTTGGTCCAGCCCGAAAGCGGCGACGACATCCAGATGCTCAAGGCCGGCATCCTCGAGATCGGCGACGTGTTCGTCGTCAACAAGGCCGACATGCCCGGCGCCGACCGGACGGTGAAACAGCTCTCGGAGATGCTCGAAGGGCGCGACCGGGGCGAGTGGGACCCCGAGATCGTCGAGACCGTCGCCACGAGCGGCGATGGCATCGACGACCTGCTCTCGGCGTTTTCGGCCCACCGCGAGTTCCTCGAGACCTCCGGCGTCCTCGAGGAGAAAGCGCGCACCCGCTACGCCGAGGAGGTGCGCACCCTGCTCCGGGAGGACGCCGGTCACCTTCTAGAGGGCGAGATCGAGCGCCGCGGCGGGATGGAGGAGTTGGTCGACCGGATTGCCGCCCGCGAGACCGATCCCTACACGGTCGCCGACGAGATCATCGAGCCACTGAAGGAGTGTCTCGCACGCGAGGAGGCGGAGGCGTCGGCCCGGAACTGA
- the pstA gene encoding phosphate ABC transporter permease PstA, which yields MAGSETREWTAAGARVDWRGRLFEGLCLGATLFGILMVSILLVYVTLDAFAIRQPGTDPWLDWGFLTSAPSRFPEEAGIYPALVGSVMMVLVIALSAFPVGVGAAIYLEEYAPDNRLVELIEINIGNLAGVPSVVYGLLGLALFIRTLSMPTGSVIVGGFTVGLLILPIVIIAAQEAVASVPDSQRRASYAMGATRWQTVRNVVLPASVPGILTGTILALGRAIGETAPLLMIGAAATIFNAPSSPFDRFSAMPRQIFTWASQPSAEFQYGVLAAGVVTLLAVMLSMNAAAILVRNRYQRR from the coding sequence ATGGCCGGAAGCGAAACTCGGGAGTGGACCGCCGCCGGCGCGCGGGTCGACTGGCGCGGGCGGCTCTTCGAGGGGCTCTGTCTCGGCGCCACCCTCTTCGGGATCCTGATGGTGTCGATCCTGCTCGTCTACGTCACCCTCGACGCCTTCGCGATCCGCCAGCCCGGGACCGACCCGTGGCTCGACTGGGGCTTCCTGACGAGCGCCCCCTCCCGGTTCCCCGAGGAGGCGGGGATCTACCCGGCGCTGGTCGGGTCGGTCATGATGGTCCTCGTCATCGCGCTCTCGGCGTTCCCCGTCGGCGTCGGGGCGGCGATCTACCTCGAGGAGTACGCCCCCGACAACCGGCTCGTCGAGTTGATCGAGATCAACATCGGCAACCTCGCTGGCGTCCCCTCCGTGGTCTACGGGCTGTTGGGTCTCGCGCTGTTCATCCGAACCCTCAGTATGCCCACCGGCAGCGTCATCGTCGGCGGCTTCACCGTCGGCCTGTTGATCCTGCCGATCGTCATCATCGCCGCACAGGAGGCGGTCGCGAGCGTTCCCGACTCCCAGCGCCGCGCCTCGTACGCGATGGGCGCGACCCGCTGGCAGACGGTCCGCAACGTCGTGTTGCCCGCGTCGGTGCCCGGCATCCTGACGGGGACGATCCTCGCGCTCGGGCGGGCGATCGGCGAGACCGCGCCCCTGTTGATGATCGGCGCGGCCGCGACCATCTTCAACGCCCCGTCGAGCCCCTTCGACCGGTTCAGCGCGATGCCCCGACAGATCTTCACGTGGGCGAGCCAACCGAGCGCGGAGTTCCAGTACGGCGTGCTCGCCGCCGGCGTCGTCACCCTGCTCGCGGTGATGCTCTCGATGAACGCCGCGGCGATCCTGGTTCGGAACAGGTACCAGCGCCGGTAG
- the coxB gene encoding cytochrome c oxidase subunit II, producing the protein MERSRRALVGILCVGLFVLAAEPAAAQTSVNDQLIGDLNNALLYAAIPITLLVQAILIYAVFKFRNNDDPKPTQENRRLEITWTVATAIVLLFVGLASYQVMADPFITAQGNDVPDEADVEIEVVAFNYGWNFNYQDEGIQTTGEATIPTNTEVYFNVTADEEQNSYIHGFHVPDLGLKQDANPGQHNMVKTEVYEEGEYQGYCSKYCGVGHSNMYFTINAVSEDEYQQWVQEQQASAEGEGGGEEQAAEEEQAAEGEQQEGGGDQQAEGEQGQEGGEQAGGNGEQAGGEGEAGGNGTQEGDGGGGA; encoded by the coding sequence ATGGAACGGAGCCGGCGCGCCCTCGTCGGGATCCTCTGTGTGGGGCTGTTCGTCCTCGCCGCAGAGCCCGCCGCGGCGCAGACCTCGGTCAACGATCAGCTCATCGGCGATCTGAACAACGCGCTGCTGTACGCCGCGATCCCGATCACCCTCCTGGTGCAGGCGATCCTGATCTACGCGGTGTTCAAGTTCCGGAACAACGACGACCCCAAACCGACCCAGGAGAACCGCCGGCTCGAGATCACGTGGACGGTCGCGACCGCGATCGTGCTGCTGTTCGTCGGACTTGCCTCCTATCAGGTGATGGCCGACCCCTTCATCACGGCCCAGGGCAACGACGTGCCCGACGAGGCCGACGTCGAGATCGAGGTCGTCGCGTTCAACTACGGCTGGAACTTCAACTACCAGGACGAGGGCATCCAGACGACCGGCGAGGCGACGATCCCGACGAACACCGAGGTCTACTTCAACGTGACCGCGGACGAGGAGCAGAACTCGTACATACACGGCTTTCACGTCCCCGACCTCGGGTTGAAACAGGACGCCAACCCCGGCCAGCACAACATGGTGAAGACGGAGGTCTACGAGGAGGGCGAGTACCAGGGCTACTGCTCGAAGTACTGCGGCGTGGGCCACTCGAACATGTACTTCACCATCAACGCGGTGAGCGAGGACGAGTACCAGCAGTGGGTCCAGGAACAGCAGGCCAGCGCTGAGGGCGAAGGAGGCGGCGAGGAGCAGGCTGCCGAGGAGGAGCAAGCGGCTGAAGGCGAACAGCAGGAGGGCGGAGGCGACCAACAGGCAGAGGGCGAGCAAGGACAGGAAGGGGGCGAACAAGCGGGCGGTAACGGCGAGCAGGCAGGTGGAGAGGGTGAAGCAGGCGGGAACGGCACCCAAGAGGGTGACGGCGGCGGCGGTGCCTGA
- a CDS encoding aldo/keto reductase, which yields MEYHSLGSTGTTVSELCFGTWRFGKESDGTVETDREQAHELLDTAWEHGINFIDTANVYGTPNGTAEEYIGEWLDGRDREEFVLASKVYFPFDGWGEPGPNDSGLGRKHIRAQIEGTLDRLGTDYLDLYYIHRFDEETPIEETLDTLDTLVEKGKVNHLGASTMAAWQLTKALWKSEVEGFERFEATQPLFHAAYRDDVAEYLDVCADQDLAVCPYSPLAGGFLTGKYEREGDEVVGPEGSRADLDDRFEDYYVSERGWHVLEEIRAVADEVEATPAQVSLRWLMDQEAFSCTPIVGARTTDQLAENVGAVDVDLSREQRERIDDARYEKGERRYGH from the coding sequence ATGGAGTATCACAGCCTCGGCTCGACCGGGACGACGGTCTCGGAACTCTGTTTCGGGACGTGGCGATTCGGCAAGGAAAGCGACGGCACCGTCGAGACCGACAGGGAGCAGGCCCACGAACTCCTCGATACGGCCTGGGAACACGGGATCAACTTCATCGACACCGCGAACGTCTACGGGACGCCGAACGGCACCGCCGAGGAGTACATCGGCGAGTGGCTAGACGGGCGCGACCGCGAGGAGTTCGTGCTCGCCTCGAAGGTCTACTTCCCGTTCGACGGCTGGGGCGAACCCGGCCCGAACGATTCGGGGCTCGGACGAAAGCACATCCGCGCACAGATCGAGGGGACCCTCGATCGGCTGGGAACCGACTACCTCGACCTCTACTACATCCACCGCTTCGACGAGGAGACGCCGATCGAGGAGACGCTCGATACGCTCGATACCCTCGTCGAGAAGGGAAAGGTGAACCACCTCGGCGCGAGCACGATGGCCGCCTGGCAGCTGACGAAGGCGCTGTGGAAGTCCGAGGTGGAGGGCTTCGAGCGCTTCGAGGCGACCCAGCCGCTGTTTCACGCCGCGTATCGCGACGACGTCGCCGAGTACCTCGACGTCTGTGCCGACCAGGACCTCGCGGTCTGTCCGTACTCGCCGCTGGCGGGCGGTTTCCTCACCGGCAAGTACGAGCGCGAGGGCGACGAGGTCGTCGGTCCCGAGGGCTCGCGTGCGGACCTCGACGACCGCTTCGAGGACTACTACGTCTCCGAGCGCGGCTGGCACGTCTTGGAGGAGATCCGAGCCGTGGCCGACGAGGTCGAGGCCACGCCCGCCCAGGTCTCGCTGCGCTGGCTGATGGACCAGGAGGCGTTCTCGTGTACGCCGATCGTCGGCGCGCGCACGACCGACCAACTGGCGGAGAACGTCGGCGCGGTCGACGTGGACCTCTCACGCGAGCAGCGCGAGCGGATCGACGACGCGCGCTACGAGAAGGGCGAGAGACGCTACGGTCACTGA
- the pstC gene encoding phosphate ABC transporter permease subunit PstC, with the protein MSTETDTLDLAGGADRSLKERTIEGLLLLCTALSVFVTGAIVFTLAVDAIDFFTEVSPAAFFLGSDWTPAIEPLSFGVLPLVSGTLLVTVLSALIALPTGVGAAIYLSEYASSGVRSAIKPALEVLAGIPTVVYGYFALAYITPALGAIGLPVSTFNVLSASIMVGVMIIPMVSSLSEDAMSAVPDELRNAGYGLGATKFEVSTGIVVPAAISGIFSSFILALSRAIGETMIVTVAMGQTPRMIDLASFPDALFRSGQTMTSAMVELGTSDVSGGTTAYRSLFAIGLTLFAITFAMNLAANVVAARYQEEYR; encoded by the coding sequence ATGAGCACTGAAACCGACACGCTCGACCTGGCGGGCGGTGCGGATCGCTCGCTCAAAGAGCGCACGATCGAGGGGCTCTTGTTGCTCTGTACGGCCCTGTCGGTGTTCGTGACCGGGGCGATAGTCTTCACGCTCGCGGTCGACGCGATCGACTTCTTCACCGAGGTCTCGCCGGCGGCGTTCTTTCTCGGATCCGACTGGACGCCCGCGATCGAGCCGCTCTCCTTTGGCGTGCTGCCGCTGGTCAGCGGAACCCTGCTCGTGACTGTCCTGTCGGCACTGATCGCCCTCCCGACGGGCGTCGGGGCGGCGATCTACCTCTCGGAGTACGCGAGTTCCGGGGTGCGCTCGGCCATCAAACCCGCCCTCGAAGTGCTCGCGGGAATTCCGACCGTGGTTTATGGCTACTTCGCGCTGGCGTACATCACGCCCGCGCTGGGCGCGATCGGCCTGCCCGTCTCGACGTTCAACGTACTGAGCGCCTCGATCATGGTCGGCGTGATGATCATCCCGATGGTCTCCTCGCTCAGCGAGGACGCCATGAGCGCCGTGCCCGACGAACTGCGCAACGCGGGCTACGGGCTCGGCGCGACGAAGTTCGAGGTCTCGACGGGGATCGTCGTCCCCGCGGCGATCTCGGGGATCTTCTCCTCGTTCATCCTCGCGCTGTCCCGCGCGATCGGCGAGACGATGATCGTCACGGTCGCGATGGGCCAGACCCCACGGATGATCGATCTCGCGAGCTTTCCCGACGCCCTGTTTCGCTCGGGCCAGACGATGACATCCGCGATGGTCGAACTCGGGACGAGCGACGTCTCGGGCGGGACGACCGCCTACAGGAGCCTCTTCGCGATCGGGCTGACGCTGTTCGCGATCACGTTCGCCATGAACCTCGCGGCCAATGTAGTCGCCGCCAGATACCAGGAGGAGTACCGATGA
- a CDS encoding heme o synthase yields the protein MCAFSNGGGHIAASKYARSNHYTDVFTEPLGGRSRALALLAATAVGAYLLVIAGATTALTDAAAACSTWPACNGGYPFDGAEVTIAWTHRVLAALVGVGVLASAVVGWRTGSTRIRLALVVPAVLYPVQVAIGAVVATAGAPPLVSALHLLIGTVIFGGLLLGLAWSLERRFPTREREESLTREPDEPARGSTPNRGLRATLGAYYSLMKPRLMWLLCLVAAAAMTLATGPDLSVTTIVATLLGGVLAIGASGTFNHVLERDVDRRMKRTAARPLATEIVPVRHALVFGTLLGIASLATFYVFVNALAALLGLTAIVFYSVIYTLVLKPNTVQNTVIGGAAGALPALIGWAAATGEIGLPALVLAGVIFCWTPAHFYNLALAYKDDYARGGFPMMPVVRGERATRKHIVYYLGATLIGASMLAAVDTLGWLFAATSVLFGAVFLREVMALHREQTRSAAMRSFHASNAYLGALLFAIIVDALVL from the coding sequence ATGTGTGCGTTTTCGAACGGGGGCGGCCACATCGCGGCCTCTAAGTACGCCCGCTCCAACCACTACACAGACGTGTTCACGGAACCGCTCGGTGGCCGGTCGCGCGCGCTCGCCCTGCTCGCGGCGACCGCGGTGGGGGCGTACCTGCTGGTGATCGCGGGCGCGACGACCGCGCTCACCGACGCGGCCGCGGCGTGTTCGACGTGGCCGGCCTGCAACGGCGGCTACCCCTTCGACGGCGCCGAGGTGACGATCGCGTGGACACACCGCGTCCTCGCGGCCCTCGTCGGGGTCGGCGTCCTCGCGAGCGCCGTCGTCGGCTGGCGGACGGGATCGACGCGGATCCGCCTCGCGCTCGTCGTCCCGGCCGTGCTCTACCCGGTGCAGGTGGCGATCGGCGCGGTCGTCGCCACGGCCGGCGCACCCCCGTTGGTGTCGGCGCTCCACCTGCTGATCGGGACCGTCATCTTCGGCGGCCTCCTGCTCGGACTCGCCTGGTCGCTCGAACGCCGGTTCCCGACCCGCGAGCGCGAGGAGTCGCTCACGAGGGAACCCGACGAACCCGCACGGGGGTCGACGCCGAACCGCGGCCTCCGGGCGACACTCGGTGCCTACTACAGCCTGATGAAGCCCCGTTTGATGTGGCTGCTCTGTCTCGTCGCGGCGGCGGCGATGACGCTCGCCACCGGCCCCGACCTCTCCGTCACCACCATCGTCGCCACCCTCCTCGGGGGCGTACTCGCGATCGGCGCGAGCGGCACCTTCAACCACGTGCTCGAACGCGACGTCGACCGGCGCATGAAACGCACCGCCGCCCGCCCGCTCGCGACCGAGATCGTTCCTGTCAGGCACGCGCTCGTGTTCGGCACACTTCTGGGGATCGCCTCGCTCGCGACCTTCTACGTCTTCGTCAACGCGCTCGCGGCTCTGTTGGGCCTGACCGCGATCGTCTTCTACAGCGTGATCTACACGCTGGTGTTGAAGCCCAACACCGTCCAGAACACCGTCATCGGCGGCGCGGCGGGCGCGCTGCCCGCGCTGATCGGCTGGGCCGCCGCCACCGGCGAGATCGGCCTGCCCGCCCTGGTCCTCGCGGGCGTGATCTTCTGTTGGACGCCCGCGCACTTCTACAACCTCGCGCTCGCGTACAAGGACGACTACGCCCGGGGCGGGTTCCCGATGATGCCCGTGGTGCGGGGCGAGCGCGCCACCCGCAAACACATCGTCTACTACCTGGGGGCGACCCTGATCGGGGCGAGCATGCTCGCCGCGGTCGACACGCTGGGCTGGCTCTTCGCCGCGACGAGCGTCCTCTTCGGGGCGGTGTTCCTCCGCGAGGTGATGGCGCTCCACCGCGAGCAGACCAGAAGCGCCGCGATGCGGTCGTTCCACGCCTCGAACGCCTACCTCGGAGCGCTCCTGTTCGCGATCATCGTCGACGCACTCGTGTTATGA